The Coffea arabica cultivar ET-39 chromosome 4e, Coffea Arabica ET-39 HiFi, whole genome shotgun sequence genome includes a window with the following:
- the LOC113738772 gene encoding uncharacterized protein isoform X2: MKRASVNLQECNGVDEEANRARLKHQALLREYLQLQKEFVSKKRKFQTAEQKRDNLVAIVKFLRRKRRYLLNCQHTPAELGSDLVDLQNVDTERAMLEEERKHATCETAVRYEAALGGRGLGEQVVREASRTEKMPRKYFIDAKGLGKKKISWRDQLTVKA; this comes from the exons ATGAAAAGGGCTTCCGTAAATTTGCAAGAATGTAATGGTGTGGATGAGGAGGCTAATCGGGCAAGGCTCAAGCATCAAGCCCTCTTGAGAGAATACTTGCAACTGCAAAAG GAATTTGTTTCAAAGAAGAGGAAGTTTCAGACTGCAGAGCAGAAGAGAGACAACCTTGTCGCTATAGTCAA GTTTTTGAGACGAAAGCGGAGATATTTGTTGAACTGTCAACATACGCCTGCTGAACTGGGAAGCGATCTCGTTGACTTGCAAAATGTGGATACAGAAAGAGCAATGCTTGAAGAGGAAAGAAAGCATGCTACCTGTGAAACGGCAGTG AGATATGAAGCGGCATTGGGAGGAAGAGGACTAGGTGAACAAGTTGTTAGAGAGGCATCAAGAACAGAGAAGATGCCAAGGAAATACTTTATTGACGCTAAAGGACTCGGCAAGAAGAAAATCTCATGGCGTGATCAACTGACTGTTAAGGCATAA
- the LOC113738772 gene encoding uncharacterized protein isoform X1 translates to MKRASVNLQECNGVDEEANRARLKHQALLREYLQLQKEFVSKKRKFQTAEQKRDNLVAIVKFLRRKRRYLLNCQHTPAELGSDLVDLQNVDTERAMLEEERKHATCETAVFLLQRYEAALGGRGLGEQVVREASRTEKMPRKYFIDAKGLGKKKISWRDQLTVKA, encoded by the exons ATGAAAAGGGCTTCCGTAAATTTGCAAGAATGTAATGGTGTGGATGAGGAGGCTAATCGGGCAAGGCTCAAGCATCAAGCCCTCTTGAGAGAATACTTGCAACTGCAAAAG GAATTTGTTTCAAAGAAGAGGAAGTTTCAGACTGCAGAGCAGAAGAGAGACAACCTTGTCGCTATAGTCAA GTTTTTGAGACGAAAGCGGAGATATTTGTTGAACTGTCAACATACGCCTGCTGAACTGGGAAGCGATCTCGTTGACTTGCAAAATGTGGATACAGAAAGAGCAATGCTTGAAGAGGAAAGAAAGCATGCTACCTGTGAAACGGCAGTG TTCTTATTACAGAGATATGAAGCGGCATTGGGAGGAAGAGGACTAGGTGAACAAGTTGTTAGAGAGGCATCAAGAACAGAGAAGATGCCAAGGAAATACTTTATTGACGCTAAAGGACTCGGCAAGAAGAAAATCTCATGGCGTGATCAACTGACTGTTAAGGCATAA